A genomic region of Tissierella sp. contains the following coding sequences:
- a CDS encoding aconitase family protein: MSEKKGMIMTVKHFMHSLAKAASLSEVAMGQEISIKVDLILGHDGTWPKMLSAWKQGEYKMAEGNKFLITVDHAFPAPTIEDRALQQEMAEVCKEKNCQLYNHGEGVLHQVVAENVDIQRGMIIVGADGHVATSGAFGALAFSVSAEELVPVLETGNYNLKVPEVVIINLDGDLRDDTMARDIALYILGNQEIEGKAVALKGSFIQKASIDSKMTLCNLLPEAGVVTAFILPEDSEEEGNVININVDSIEPMVAIPPGPTVVRSLKDLEGKKITVAIIGGCSAGRLEDMVAVADVLKGQFIHPEVTLIITPASSKIANEMDEMGLTSTLRNSGAVIMPPGCGPCPGKHFGLLSSNDVAITTTIRNSPGRIGAKEAEIYLASPLSVAQAAIKGTI; the protein is encoded by the coding sequence GAAAGGAATGATTATGACAGTGAAACATTTCATGCATTCTCTTGCAAAAGCCGCATCTTTATCTGAAGTTGCTATGGGGCAGGAAATAAGCATTAAAGTTGATTTGATTCTAGGACATGATGGAACATGGCCAAAAATGCTTTCTGCTTGGAAACAGGGAGAATATAAGATGGCTGAAGGCAATAAATTTTTAATTACAGTAGATCATGCTTTCCCTGCACCTACTATAGAGGATCGTGCCCTTCAACAGGAAATGGCTGAGGTCTGTAAGGAAAAAAACTGCCAACTTTACAATCACGGTGAGGGGGTATTACATCAAGTAGTTGCAGAGAATGTTGACATTCAACGGGGCATGATCATTGTAGGAGCAGATGGACATGTAGCAACTTCTGGTGCCTTTGGAGCACTTGCTTTTTCAGTATCTGCTGAAGAACTTGTTCCAGTATTGGAAACAGGCAATTATAATTTAAAAGTTCCTGAAGTTGTTATCATAAATCTGGATGGAGATTTAAGAGATGATACGATGGCTAGAGATATTGCTCTTTACATTTTAGGTAATCAGGAAATAGAAGGAAAAGCCGTAGCTCTAAAAGGTTCTTTTATTCAAAAAGCTAGTATCGACAGCAAGATGACATTATGCAACTTACTTCCTGAAGCTGGTGTGGTTACAGCCTTTATCCTTCCAGAAGATTCAGAGGAAGAAGGAAATGTGATTAATATCAATGTTGACTCAATAGAACCAATGGTGGCTATTCCGCCGGGACCTACTGTTGTTAGATCTCTTAAGGATTTAGAAGGAAAGAAGATTACTGTTGCCATTATAGGTGGTTGTTCGGCTGGTAGGTTGGAAGACATGGTAGCAGTGGCAGATGTTTTGAAGGGGCAGTTTATTCATCCCGAAGTTACCTTAATAATTACCCCTGCTTCCAGTAAGATTGCTAATGAAATGGATGAAATGGGGTTGACTTCAACATTAAGGAATAGTGGAGCAGTTATTATGCCACCAGGATGTGGACCTTGTCCGGGAAAACATTTTGGATTATTGTCCTCTAATGATGTGGCTATTACAACCACTATTCGTAATTCACCTGGGAGAATAGGTGCTAAAGAAGCAGAAATTTATCTTGCATCACCATTAAGTGTAGCTCAGGCAGCAATCAAGGGAACAATTTAG